The Aeromonas veronii genome includes the window GAATCGATCGATAAAAAAACAGGGCCCGGCGGGCCCTGCTTTTTTATCGATGCCGTCACTGGGTGAGGCGACGGGCCTGCCAGTAGCGGCTGTTCCAGTAGACGTTGTCGAGGCGGGAGCGGATCACCCCCTTGCTGGTGGAGGCGTGGATGAACTCCCCCGCCCCGGTGTAGACACCGACGTGATACTGCTGCCAGCCGGTCTTGAAGAACACCAGATCGCCGTATTGCAGGCGGTAGCGATCCACCGGTCGACCCAGGCTGGCCTGGGACTCCGTGGTTCTGGGCAGGTTGAATCCCAGCACCTGGCTGTAGGCGAGCTGGGTGAAGGCGGAGCAGTCGAGACCGGCGCGATCCTCGCCCCCCATACGATAGGGAACGCCGCGCCACTGCTGATAGAAGCCGTCGAAGGCTCCGCTCTGACGGGGGGCCACGGGTTGTGGCTTCGGCGTGCTGGAGCAGGCCGTCAGCAGCAGGGCCAAGAGGGGAGGTAGCAGCGAGGTGCGAAGCATCCGGACTCCTTCATGGGATACGAGACTCATCATAGCCGCGTGATTCTGCCTGTAACCTGAATATCGATAGCATAAAGTGCTGCATTGTGCAGATATTTTGCTAGCGACAAGCTGCCATTCAGCCCATTCCTACTCGGTTTTCTCCCTAGCGGGAGCGATCAACGGTGTCAGCAGCTCCGACAGTTTGTAGAAGGTCTGTACCCGGGTGGTGCTGGGGCGCCACACCAGACCGATTTCCCGGTAGGGCTTCTCCCCGGGCAGGGGAATGGCCACCAGATCCGAGTTGTCCAGGATGCCGGCATCTATGGCCATCTGGGGCAGGAAGGTGGTGCCAAGGCCGGCCCCGACCATCTGCACCAGGGTGTGCAAGCTGGTGGCGGCGAAGGGATTGATCTTGCTCTTGTCCCGCAGCCGGCAGGCACTGACCGCATGCTCGGTGAGGCAATGTTCCCGCTCCAGCAGGAAGATGCTCTGGTTGGGCAGCTCCTTGTAATCGAACGGCATGTGCAAAGTGGCAGCCATATCTGACGGCATCACCATATGGAAGGGATCCATGCCCACCACCTTGCTGTGGAAACCGCCGATCTCCACCGGCAGCGCCAGGATCAGCAGATCCAGCTGCCCCTGCTCCAGTTGCTTGAGCAAATTGGTGGTCGTGTCCTCCCGCAGCAGCAGTTCCAGCTCCGGATAGGCCTTGCCGCACACCTGCAACAGCTTGCTCAGCAGGAAGGGGGCTATGGTGGGAATGCAGCCGAGGCGCACCGTGCCGTGCATGACCCCGCCCTGCTGCTGGCCGAGTTCCATCAGATCCCGGGCGTCGGAGAGCAGGTGGCGGGCGCGCGTGACGATCTCCATGCCGACCGGTGTCATGATGAAGCTCTTGTGATCCCGCTCCACCAGTTGCAGACCCATCATGTCCTCCAGGGTCTGGATCCCGGTACTCAAGGTGGACTGGCTGACATGGCAGGCCTTGGCGGCGCGATTGAAGTTCTTGTGCTCATCCAGAGCGACCAGATATTGCAGCTGTTTC containing:
- a CDS encoding C40 family peptidase: MLRTSLLPPLLALLLTACSSTPKPQPVAPRQSGAFDGFYQQWRGVPYRMGGEDRAGLDCSAFTQLAYSQVLGFNLPRTTESQASLGRPVDRYRLQYGDLVFFKTGWQQYHVGVYTGAGEFIHASTSKGVIRSRLDNVYWNSRYWQARRLTQ
- a CDS encoding hydrogen peroxide-inducible genes activator — protein: MQRWPSLKQLQYLVALDEHKNFNRAAKACHVSQSTLSTGIQTLEDMMGLQLVERDHKSFIMTPVGMEIVTRARHLLSDARDLMELGQQQGGVMHGTVRLGCIPTIAPFLLSKLLQVCGKAYPELELLLREDTTTNLLKQLEQGQLDLLILALPVEIGGFHSKVVGMDPFHMVMPSDMAATLHMPFDYKELPNQSIFLLEREHCLTEHAVSACRLRDKSKINPFAATSLHTLVQMVGAGLGTTFLPQMAIDAGILDNSDLVAIPLPGEKPYREIGLVWRPSTTRVQTFYKLSELLTPLIAPAREKTE